In the Flagellimonas sp. MMG031 genome, one interval contains:
- a CDS encoding creatininase family protein, translating into MPRPYILAETNWKHLKNESFDLAVLPWGATEAHNYHLPYATDVIEGTSIAEESARIAWEKGSKVVVLPTIPFGVNTGQSDIYLDMNLNPSTQFAILKDILTVLDRQGVKKFMILNSHGGNNWKAIVRELGLLFPEMFLCVTNWFKLGSESGVFELPGDHADEMETSLILHLTPELVLPREDWGSGKEFKNKIKAFSEGWAWTERPWSKISEDTGVGDPSKATAEKGEVFFNMVCAKMGQLLVDIAEADINTLYD; encoded by the coding sequence ATGCCCAGACCCTATATTTTGGCCGAGACCAATTGGAAACACTTAAAAAACGAATCCTTCGACCTCGCCGTACTGCCCTGGGGTGCCACAGAAGCCCATAACTACCACCTCCCCTACGCCACCGATGTCATCGAAGGAACCTCAATCGCCGAGGAATCGGCACGTATTGCATGGGAAAAAGGGAGCAAGGTGGTTGTGCTACCTACCATTCCATTTGGGGTGAACACGGGGCAGTCGGATATCTACTTGGACATGAACCTGAACCCTAGTACCCAATTCGCCATTTTGAAGGACATCCTTACCGTGTTGGACCGTCAGGGCGTAAAAAAGTTCATGATCCTGAACAGTCATGGCGGAAACAATTGGAAAGCCATCGTGCGGGAATTGGGACTTCTTTTTCCTGAAATGTTCCTTTGCGTCACCAACTGGTTTAAACTCGGCAGTGAATCCGGGGTGTTTGAACTACCGGGAGACCATGCCGATGAAATGGAGACCAGCTTGATTCTGCACTTGACCCCTGAACTGGTATTGCCCAGAGAAGATTGGGGAAGCGGCAAGGAATTCAAGAACAAAATAAAAGCCTTTTCCGAAGGATGGGCCTGGACCGAACGCCCGTGGTCCAAAATAAGTGAAGACACCGGAGTCGGCGACCCAAGCAAGGCAACAGCTGAAAAAGGAGAAGTGTTCTTTAACATGGTCTGCGCCAAAATGGGACAACTTTTAGTGGATATCGCAGAAGCAGATATCAACACCTTGTACGATTAG
- the pruA gene encoding L-glutamate gamma-semialdehyde dehydrogenase, which produces MGKGFFQVPTAYNEPVLSYAPGSPEREEVLNQYKAFYNQKVDIPLYIGSEDIKTGNTKPLSPPHDHKHILGHYHLAEKSHVEKAISNCLEARKQWADLTWEQRAAVFLKAAELIAGPYRQKMNAATMLGQSKNIYQAEIDSACEIVDFLRFNVEYMSQIYGEQPESSEGVWNRVEYRPLEGFVYAITPFNFTAIAGNLPASAAMMGNVVVWKPSDSQIYSAKIIVDVFKEAGLPDGVINVVYGDPVMISDTVLASPDFSGIHFTGSTDVFKSLWKQIGNNIHNYKTYPRIVGETGGKDFIIAHPTAKPQQVATAITRGAFEFQGQKCSAASRVYLPKSTANEILELVKKDIASFNKPGSPEDMSNFITAVIHEGAFDKLAKYIDKAKEDKDAEIIAGGNYDKSVGYFIEPTVILTTNPQYETMYTELFGPVVTVYVYEDKDWSETLKLVDGTSEYGLTGAVLSGDRYSIDEATKALQNAAGNFYINDKPTGAVVGQQPFGGARASGTNDKAGSMQNLLRWVSPRLIKETFVTPEDYRYPFLG; this is translated from the coding sequence ATGGGAAAAGGATTTTTTCAAGTTCCGACGGCTTACAACGAACCTGTATTGAGCTATGCTCCAGGTTCTCCCGAACGAGAAGAAGTACTGAATCAATATAAGGCATTCTACAACCAAAAAGTGGACATTCCACTTTATATCGGTAGCGAAGATATAAAGACAGGCAACACCAAGCCACTCTCTCCTCCCCACGACCATAAGCACATATTGGGGCATTACCACTTGGCAGAAAAAAGTCATGTGGAGAAGGCCATTTCCAACTGTTTGGAAGCAAGAAAGCAGTGGGCCGACCTTACTTGGGAACAGCGCGCCGCCGTTTTTCTGAAGGCTGCCGAGCTGATTGCAGGACCCTACCGCCAAAAAATGAACGCCGCCACCATGCTGGGGCAATCCAAAAATATTTATCAGGCCGAAATCGACTCTGCTTGCGAAATTGTCGACTTTTTGCGTTTCAACGTAGAGTACATGTCCCAGATTTACGGGGAGCAACCCGAATCGTCCGAAGGCGTTTGGAACCGCGTAGAGTATCGTCCGCTGGAAGGATTTGTTTACGCCATCACCCCGTTCAACTTTACCGCCATCGCCGGAAACCTTCCCGCAAGCGCGGCCATGATGGGCAACGTAGTAGTTTGGAAACCAAGTGATAGCCAAATCTATTCCGCCAAAATCATCGTGGATGTGTTCAAGGAAGCTGGACTGCCCGACGGGGTCATCAACGTGGTGTACGGAGACCCGGTCATGATTTCCGATACCGTACTTGCCAGCCCAGATTTTTCTGGGATTCACTTTACCGGCTCTACGGATGTTTTTAAATCGCTTTGGAAACAAATAGGAAACAACATCCACAACTACAAAACCTACCCAAGAATTGTTGGCGAAACTGGAGGCAAGGATTTCATCATTGCCCACCCTACGGCAAAACCACAACAAGTGGCCACAGCCATTACCCGAGGGGCATTCGAGTTCCAAGGACAAAAATGTAGTGCGGCATCAAGGGTATATCTGCCCAAGTCCACAGCCAATGAAATCTTGGAATTGGTCAAAAAGGATATTGCTTCGTTCAACAAACCGGGGTCACCCGAGGACATGAGCAATTTTATTACCGCCGTGATCCATGAAGGCGCTTTCGATAAATTGGCGAAGTACATCGACAAGGCCAAAGAAGATAAAGATGCCGAGATTATTGCCGGAGGAAATTACGATAAATCCGTAGGTTACTTTATTGAGCCGACCGTAATCCTGACCACCAATCCACAGTACGAGACCATGTACACCGAGCTTTTTGGCCCTGTGGTCACCGTGTATGTGTATGAGGACAAAGACTGGAGCGAAACCTTGAAATTGGTGGACGGCACCTCTGAATATGGTTTGACGGGAGCTGTCCTATCAGGCGACCGCTACTCCATCGACGAAGCCACGAAAGCATTACAGAATGCAGCCGGTAACTTCTACATCAACGATAAACCTACAGGGGCCGTCGTGGGACAACAACCCTTCGGTGGAGCACGGGCTTCCGGAACCAATGATAAAGCCGGATCTATGCAGAACTTGCTCAGATGGGTTTCCCCTAGATTGATCAAGGAAACTTTTGTGACTCCTGAAGATTATCGATATCCATTTTTGGGATAA
- the apaG gene encoding Co2+/Mg2+ efflux protein ApaG: protein MFTQVTKGIKVSVRTTFEGTFFKNYKVHYAFGYTICIENLSKDTVQLTARHWDVFDALKEMETIDGEGVIGRKPVIKPGGSHTYSSGCLLASPVGAMRGHYHMVNFTNAKEFEVDIPTFKFAAPFAIN, encoded by the coding sequence ATGTTTACACAGGTCACTAAAGGAATCAAAGTTTCGGTCCGCACCACTTTTGAGGGCACTTTCTTCAAAAACTACAAGGTGCACTATGCGTTTGGCTACACCATTTGTATAGAAAACCTCAGCAAGGATACCGTACAGCTCACCGCAAGGCACTGGGATGTGTTCGACGCCCTTAAGGAAATGGAGACCATTGACGGCGAAGGTGTTATCGGCCGAAAACCAGTGATAAAGCCGGGTGGTTCCCATACGTACAGTTCAGGTTGCCTTTTGGCGTCGCCCGTAGGAGCCATGCGTGGTCACTACCACATGGTCAACTTTACCAACGCCAAGGAGTTTGAAGTGGACATTCCCACTTTCAAGTTTGCGGCGCCATTTGCGATAAACTAG
- a CDS encoding DUF3667 domain-containing protein has translation MAKKGGLITKGRYELKFRGVECLNCGHPLDISDRYCPNCSQANSTKKLTLKDFLDEFFSGLINYDSKLLKTLSALLLRPGSITKDYVNGKRITYTNPFRFLLSLAFLYFLMFTYNNNFTGLDKAAREFDGNIYGGSPISFDVDSGNFEVDSTALEEQSDKTKNMLDSLKKTNPGVLLGMNKLDSIKKADPKLSEQLQYMDSIGVFVQSAQRKERKKDSLMQADPGAYFKSLGNGSGLENFSKKAEFFGYFIKQDTLYSFDEAREKYGVEETTTNKMAFNFSNSIWKIMSSPGRWINNTISKLPFIIFFFMPVFTVFIWLVYIRNNNTYTDHLIFSFHNQSLLFILLILSLTLDTIFNWNSSGIFLLIFGIYLYKAMRKFYGQGRFKTIVKYIFLNTIFMILAFLTIIVTFTGSVFTYN, from the coding sequence ATGGCCAAAAAGGGTGGGTTGATTACCAAAGGACGGTACGAACTGAAGTTCCGTGGCGTGGAGTGCTTAAACTGCGGCCACCCATTGGACATTAGTGACAGGTACTGCCCCAATTGCTCCCAGGCCAACAGCACCAAAAAACTAACGCTTAAGGATTTCTTGGACGAGTTCTTCTCCGGGCTGATCAACTACGACTCCAAACTGCTAAAAACCCTTTCCGCTCTTTTACTTAGGCCGGGTAGCATCACAAAGGACTATGTAAATGGCAAACGGATCACCTACACCAATCCTTTCCGCTTTTTGTTGAGCTTGGCCTTTCTCTACTTTTTGATGTTTACTTACAACAATAATTTTACGGGTTTGGACAAGGCCGCAAGGGAATTCGACGGGAATATTTATGGCGGCTCCCCGATCAGTTTTGATGTGGACTCCGGCAATTTTGAAGTGGACAGCACGGCGCTCGAAGAACAGTCCGATAAGACCAAAAACATGTTGGACTCCTTAAAGAAAACAAATCCCGGTGTTTTGCTGGGCATGAACAAGTTGGACTCCATCAAGAAGGCCGACCCAAAATTGTCCGAACAGCTCCAATACATGGACTCCATCGGGGTGTTTGTGCAAAGTGCACAGCGCAAAGAAAGGAAAAAGGATTCCTTGATGCAGGCGGACCCTGGGGCCTATTTTAAAAGTTTGGGGAATGGGTCCGGGCTGGAAAACTTCTCCAAAAAAGCGGAGTTTTTCGGCTATTTCATCAAACAGGACACGCTATATAGTTTTGATGAGGCGCGGGAAAAATATGGTGTGGAAGAAACCACGACCAACAAAATGGCCTTTAACTTTTCCAATAGCATCTGGAAGATTATGAGTTCGCCGGGAAGATGGATCAACAATACCATTTCCAAGCTTCCTTTCATCATATTTTTCTTTATGCCTGTGTTCACCGTGTTCATTTGGTTGGTGTACATCAGAAATAATAATACCTACACCGATCATCTTATCTTTAGTTTCCACAATCAATCGCTCTTATTTATCTTGCTCATCCTTAGCCTTACATTGGATACCATTTTCAACTGGAACAGCTCGGGAATCTTTTTGTTGATTTTTGGCATTTACCTGTACAAGGCCATGCGAAAATTCTACGGACAGGGAAGATTTAAAACTATTGTGAAATACATTTTCCTGAATACCATTTTCATGATATTGGCCTTTTTGACCATTATCGTGACGTTCACGGGAAGTGTCTTTACCTATAATTGA
- a CDS encoding type IX secretion system plug protein domain-containing protein, with the protein MRLTYILVLFGLMAQPTFGQVMEEVEPPENIKSIVFKGPTEDQFPVIQLGEPITLEFDDLMANEQDYYYKIFHCDYDWTPSQLLKSQYLDGADNQRIIDYENSYTTLQPYSNYRLTIPNQNVRLRVSGNYVLEVYNSYGDLQFSRRFVVYRNVVNVAGVVKRSRDFNFINTKQVVQFTINTAGFNVVNPKREIKVAIIQNHQWPTALYNIPPQFTIGTELVYRYNEETSFFGGNEYLNFDTKDLRSPTFAISKIEMREVYHHYLFTNQYRFDQEYTYFPDINGDFVVRTMQGEDVSREAEYSKVHFSLPYSNLIGLDDVYVIGKFNNYALSEENKMTFNEESGKFEVTLPIKQGFYNYKYVVQREDGTLEPNLVSGNFHFTENNYLILVYYRDFGEMYDSIIGIGSVNSQNISN; encoded by the coding sequence ATGCGTTTAACCTACATTTTAGTTCTTTTCGGTTTGATGGCCCAGCCAACTTTTGGCCAAGTGATGGAGGAGGTGGAGCCACCGGAGAATATCAAATCGATTGTTTTCAAGGGGCCGACGGAAGATCAATTTCCCGTCATCCAACTGGGCGAGCCCATCACCTTGGAGTTCGACGACCTGATGGCCAATGAACAGGACTACTATTACAAAATCTTTCATTGCGATTACGATTGGACACCATCCCAATTGTTAAAATCCCAATATCTGGACGGGGCGGACAACCAGCGTATTATCGACTACGAAAACAGCTATACCACACTACAGCCCTATTCCAACTATCGACTCACCATTCCCAATCAAAACGTGAGGTTAAGGGTTAGCGGCAACTACGTACTGGAGGTATACAACAGTTATGGCGACCTTCAGTTTTCCAGAAGGTTTGTGGTATACCGAAATGTGGTGAATGTGGCCGGTGTGGTAAAAAGGTCAAGGGACTTCAATTTCATCAACACCAAGCAAGTGGTGCAATTTACCATCAACACCGCTGGTTTCAACGTGGTCAATCCAAAGCGGGAAATCAAGGTGGCCATCATCCAGAACCACCAATGGCCCACGGCACTCTACAACATTCCACCCCAATTCACCATTGGTACCGAACTCGTGTATCGTTACAATGAAGAAACCAGTTTTTTCGGGGGCAATGAATACCTGAATTTTGACACAAAAGACCTCAGGTCGCCCACTTTTGCCATTTCCAAGATTGAAATGAGGGAGGTGTACCACCACTACCTGTTCACGAATCAATATCGTTTCGACCAGGAATACACCTACTTTCCTGATATCAATGGGGATTTTGTGGTCAGGACAATGCAAGGAGAGGATGTTTCCCGCGAAGCGGAATATTCCAAAGTGCACTTTAGTCTACCCTACAGTAACTTGATTGGATTGGATGATGTGTACGTCATCGGAAAGTTCAACAACTACGCACTTTCCGAGGAGAACAAGATGACCTTTAATGAAGAAAGCGGGAAATTTGAAGTGACCCTGCCCATTAAACAAGGGTTTTACAATTATAAATATGTAGTGCAGCGCGAAGACGGAACCCTAGAACCCAATTTGGTCAGCGGCAATTTCCATTTTACCGAAAACAACTATCTCATCTTGGTGTACTACCGTGATTTTGGTGAAATGTACGATAGTATAATAGGTATAGGCTCCGTAAACTCTCAAAATATCAGCAATTAA
- a CDS encoding Na(+)-translocating NADH-quinone reductase subunit A, whose translation MSKDIRIKKGLNINLVGAAEQTIANAVASNVYALNLDDFHGITPKMLIKEGEEIKAGEPIFYNKNNEDMHFVSPVSGELVEIVRGARRRILTLKILADKEQQYMINKVPDLDTADGEAIKSYLLQCGGWPFIKQRPYDVIADPNATPKAIFISAYSTAPLEADPDFALRGKEQEIQAAIMGLSKMTPGKIHVTVGKGNARSPFVDLKGVELHRITGPHPAGLVGTQINKIDPINKGEVVWTLSPQDVVMLGELLLTGKFNAERIVALVGSVIKAPKYYRTKIGAEISTFLYASGVTEDRFRLINGDVLTGTKTNTEGYLGFYNNTVTAIPEGDDYEFFGWNKPVFDKISSTRALTFSWLQPKKKYDLDTNTNGEHRAFVVTGRYEEVFPMDIYPLQLLKACMVKDLDEMEQLGLYEVAPEDFSLTEFICISKQPHQQIIREGLDLLQKELG comes from the coding sequence ATGTCTAAAGACATCCGGATTAAAAAGGGGTTGAACATCAACCTCGTCGGGGCAGCAGAGCAGACTATAGCCAATGCCGTTGCGAGTAACGTATATGCCCTGAACTTAGATGATTTCCACGGAATCACTCCAAAAATGTTGATTAAGGAAGGCGAAGAGATAAAAGCGGGCGAGCCCATCTTTTATAACAAGAACAACGAAGACATGCACTTCGTTTCCCCTGTCAGCGGAGAACTTGTGGAAATCGTTAGGGGGGCTAGGAGGCGAATCTTAACGCTAAAGATTCTTGCCGATAAGGAACAGCAATACATGATCAACAAGGTGCCGGATTTGGATACGGCCGATGGTGAGGCCATTAAATCCTACCTTTTACAGTGTGGTGGATGGCCCTTTATCAAGCAAAGACCTTACGATGTGATCGCTGATCCCAATGCCACTCCCAAAGCTATTTTTATTTCCGCCTATTCCACGGCTCCTTTGGAGGCCGACCCGGATTTTGCCTTAAGGGGCAAGGAGCAGGAAATCCAAGCTGCAATAATGGGATTGAGTAAAATGACCCCTGGAAAAATCCATGTTACAGTTGGGAAGGGCAATGCAAGGTCACCTTTTGTTGATTTAAAAGGAGTTGAGCTTCATAGAATCACAGGTCCACACCCAGCAGGATTGGTAGGTACACAAATAAATAAAATAGACCCCATCAACAAGGGTGAGGTGGTTTGGACCCTTTCACCACAGGACGTTGTGATGTTGGGTGAGCTTTTGCTGACCGGTAAATTCAATGCTGAGCGAATAGTTGCGTTGGTTGGTTCCGTAATCAAAGCACCGAAATACTACAGGACCAAGATCGGGGCTGAAATCTCTACCTTTTTATATGCCAGCGGCGTAACGGAAGATAGGTTCAGGTTGATCAATGGCGATGTGCTGACAGGTACCAAAACCAATACTGAAGGATATTTGGGCTTCTACAATAATACGGTTACGGCCATTCCAGAAGGCGACGATTATGAGTTTTTTGGATGGAACAAGCCGGTTTTCGATAAAATATCGTCCACAAGGGCACTGACCTTTTCTTGGTTGCAGCCCAAAAAGAAATACGATTTAGATACCAATACCAATGGCGAGCACAGGGCTTTCGTGGTAACGGGAAGGTATGAGGAGGTTTTTCCAATGGATATCTACCCGCTTCAATTGTTAAAGGCCTGCATGGTAAAGGATTTGGACGAAATGGAACAATTGGGCCTTTATGAAGTGGCCCCTGAGGATTTCTCTTTGACGGAATTCATCTGTATTTCAAAACAACCGCACCAACAAATAATCAGGGAAGGATTGGATTTGTTACAAAAAGAATTAGGATAA
- a CDS encoding NADH:ubiquinone reductase (Na(+)-transporting) subunit B, whose product MALKEKLHQLKLKYQGKKMAPAFNALHTFLYTPNETTHSGAHVRAADDLKRTMNTVILSLVPCLLFGMFNAGYQHYSAINGFPENFSLFEHFLTWDNFWVGVTTVLPLVIVSYGVGLAIEFLFAVIKGHEVEEGYLVTGMLVPLIVPVDTPLWMLAVAVVFGVVIGKEVFGGTGMNILNPALTIRAFLFFAYPTWMSGDKVWVHEAVERAGTADAISGETILGSLAQGSDYSYSLADMFYGFIPGSVGETSTLLILLGGLFLIFSKIASWRIMVSAVIGALAMGLIFNGIVDAGWLPEYSKFYTLMSFPFWQHLIVGGLAFGIVFMATDPVTGSQTNKGKWYYGFFIGFLSVMIRVFNPGYPEGVFLAILLMNVFAPTIDHYVVKGNIKKRLKRLKTATIYPKASDEVDSLKTETA is encoded by the coding sequence ATGGCTTTGAAAGAAAAATTACATCAGTTAAAACTTAAGTATCAGGGCAAAAAAATGGCCCCGGCCTTTAACGCACTGCATACTTTTCTTTATACTCCCAATGAAACGACCCATTCGGGGGCTCACGTTCGTGCTGCTGACGATTTGAAACGTACCATGAACACCGTTATTTTGTCGTTGGTGCCCTGTTTGTTGTTCGGAATGTTCAACGCAGGATATCAACATTATTCGGCAATCAACGGTTTTCCTGAGAATTTCTCCCTTTTCGAGCATTTCTTGACTTGGGACAATTTCTGGGTTGGAGTTACTACCGTATTGCCGTTGGTCATTGTTTCTTACGGTGTCGGTTTGGCCATCGAATTCTTGTTTGCCGTAATCAAGGGACACGAAGTAGAGGAAGGATACTTGGTAACAGGTATGTTGGTTCCTTTGATCGTGCCGGTTGATACTCCACTTTGGATGTTGGCCGTCGCCGTTGTATTTGGCGTTGTTATCGGTAAGGAAGTGTTCGGAGGCACCGGAATGAATATTTTAAATCCCGCTTTGACGATTAGGGCCTTTTTGTTCTTCGCCTATCCAACTTGGATGAGTGGTGACAAAGTTTGGGTGCACGAAGCTGTGGAAAGAGCAGGTACTGCCGACGCCATTTCTGGAGAGACCATTCTTGGGTCCTTGGCGCAAGGCTCGGACTATTCCTATTCCTTGGCTGATATGTTCTACGGATTTATCCCAGGTTCAGTGGGTGAAACATCTACCTTGTTGATTCTTTTGGGAGGACTCTTCTTGATTTTTTCCAAGATAGCGTCATGGCGCATCATGGTGAGTGCCGTAATCGGTGCCTTGGCCATGGGACTTATCTTTAATGGTATCGTGGACGCTGGATGGCTTCCCGAGTACAGCAAGTTCTACACTTTGATGAGCTTCCCCTTCTGGCAGCATTTGATTGTAGGAGGTTTGGCTTTCGGTATCGTTTTCATGGCAACCGACCCGGTAACGGGTTCACAGACCAATAAAGGAAAATGGTACTACGGATTCTTCATCGGATTCCTGTCCGTCATGATTAGGGTGTTCAACCCAGGATATCCAGAAGGCGTATTCTTGGCCATCCTATTGATGAACGTATTTGCACCTACCATCGACCACTACGTGGTCAAGGGCAATATCAAAAAGAGATTGAAGAGATTGAAAACTGCAACCATCTATCCCAAAGCTTCGGATGAGGTTGATTCACTAAAAACGGAAACAGCGTAA
- a CDS encoding Na(+)-translocating NADH-quinone reductase subunit C, translating to MAVNTEKNGYTVIFAVLMVVVVGSLLAFVASGLKPMIDENVRFEKQQNILYAMGVNENEGDGDVSFVPTSEVEGAFSKYITQQLVWDGSQVVERDNAYLINVEKALAEAKSGGNAELPLLVGEKDGEKYYIIPMYGKGLWDAIWGYMSVGENMEIKGVFFDHKGETPGLGSNINQRFFMDDFKGESVMDGDTYEGVQVAKGNNDPLNENKEDNEVDALAGATITGNGVSAMIKESLKLYKPYLQTIRSN from the coding sequence ATGGCAGTCAATACAGAAAAGAATGGCTATACTGTAATTTTTGCAGTGCTAATGGTTGTTGTTGTCGGATCGCTCCTTGCTTTTGTTGCGTCCGGCCTTAAGCCAATGATAGATGAGAACGTGCGCTTTGAAAAGCAACAGAACATCCTTTATGCCATGGGTGTCAATGAGAATGAAGGCGATGGAGATGTTTCTTTTGTGCCTACTTCCGAGGTAGAGGGCGCATTTTCAAAATACATCACCCAACAATTGGTATGGGACGGTTCCCAAGTGGTTGAAAGGGACAACGCCTATTTGATCAACGTAGAGAAGGCACTCGCTGAAGCCAAAAGCGGTGGAAACGCAGAACTTCCGCTCTTGGTCGGAGAAAAGGACGGTGAGAAATATTATATCATCCCTATGTACGGTAAAGGACTTTGGGATGCTATTTGGGGATATATGTCCGTTGGTGAGAATATGGAAATCAAAGGGGTCTTTTTTGATCACAAAGGAGAAACACCCGGACTCGGTTCCAACATTAACCAACGTTTCTTTATGGATGACTTTAAAGGAGAATCCGTAATGGACGGGGACACTTATGAAGGTGTACAGGTGGCCAAAGGAAACAATGACCCCCTTAACGAAAATAAAGAAGACAATGAAGTGGATGCTTTGGCAGGTGCTACCATTACCGGAAACGGGGTAAGCGCCATGATCAAAGAGAGCTTGAAGCTTTACAAACCTTATTTACAAACTATTAGATCCAATTAA
- a CDS encoding NADH:ubiquinone reductase (Na(+)-transporting) subunit D has product MALLSKKDANLIKDPLADNNPITIQVLGICSALAITAELKASVVMAISVLFVMGVGNVVISLIRNIIPSKIRIIVQLVVVAALVIIVDQVLKAFAYDLSKTLSVFIGLIITNCIIMGRFEAFALGNGPRRAFLDGIGNALGYGVILVIVGFFRELLGSGTLFGIKVLGDPIAKTGLYSIGYENNGFMIIPPAALIVVGIIIWVQRSRNRALIEEA; this is encoded by the coding sequence ATGGCGCTACTATCAAAAAAAGATGCAAATCTTATAAAAGACCCGTTGGCCGATAACAACCCCATTACCATTCAGGTATTGGGTATCTGTTCTGCCTTGGCGATTACCGCAGAATTGAAAGCTTCGGTAGTGATGGCGATATCCGTATTGTTTGTAATGGGAGTAGGTAACGTGGTCATATCATTGATCAGGAATATTATCCCTTCCAAAATCAGGATTATTGTCCAGTTGGTGGTTGTTGCCGCCTTGGTAATTATTGTGGATCAAGTGTTGAAGGCATTCGCTTACGACCTTAGTAAAACCTTGTCCGTATTTATTGGACTTATCATTACCAACTGTATCATCATGGGACGTTTTGAGGCATTCGCACTCGGAAACGGACCAAGAAGAGCTTTTCTTGATGGGATCGGAAACGCGTTGGGATATGGAGTTATCCTTGTAATTGTTGGTTTCTTTAGGGAACTTTTAGGTTCCGGGACATTGTTCGGAATCAAAGTTCTTGGAGACCCCATCGCCAAAACCGGATTGTACTCCATCGGATACGAGAACAACGGTTTTATGATCATACCGCCTGCAGCGCTGATTGTCGTAGGAATCATTATATGGGTGCAACGTTCCAGAAACAGGGCATTAATTGAAGAAGCATAA
- the nqrE gene encoding NADH:ubiquinone reductase (Na(+)-transporting) subunit E — protein MLEHLELFFRSIFVDNMVFAVFLGMCSYLAVSKKVTTAVGLGAAVIFVLGVTVPLNWLLDKYLLQDGALVWLGPEYADYDLSFLSFILFIATIATMVQLVEIVVEKFSPSLYNSLGIFLPLIAVNCAILGGSLFMQTRDIPNIGLALNYGISSGIGWFLAILAIAAIREKIRYSNVPAPLRGLGITFIITGLMGIGFQSFGGMLTGDNEPPEETQNTTVETQKEKEIKKEIDEDEKAISYNEALNK, from the coding sequence ATGTTAGAGCATTTAGAATTATTTTTTAGATCAATCTTCGTAGACAATATGGTGTTTGCGGTCTTTTTGGGCATGTGCTCCTATTTGGCCGTATCCAAAAAAGTGACCACAGCTGTAGGTTTGGGGGCAGCCGTAATATTCGTATTGGGTGTTACCGTACCATTGAACTGGTTGTTGGACAAATATTTGCTTCAAGATGGAGCTTTGGTATGGTTGGGTCCTGAATATGCCGATTATGACCTAAGCTTTTTGTCCTTCATTCTTTTTATTGCAACTATCGCGACGATGGTTCAGCTGGTAGAAATTGTAGTGGAGAAATTTTCTCCATCCTTGTACAACTCCTTGGGTATCTTTTTGCCATTGATTGCGGTAAACTGTGCCATTCTTGGGGGGTCTTTGTTCATGCAGACCAGGGATATCCCTAACATCGGTTTGGCATTGAACTACGGAATCAGTTCCGGTATTGGTTGGTTCTTGGCTATTTTGGCCATTGCCGCCATCCGTGAAAAGATTCGTTACTCCAATGTGCCCGCACCCTTGCGCGGATTGGGCATTACCTTTATCATAACAGGTTTGATGGGAATCGGGTTCCAAAGCTTCGGTGGTATGCTTACCGGGGATAACGAACCACCAGAGGAGACCCAAAACACCACTGTGGAGACCCAAAAGGAAAAAGAAATTAAAAAAGAGATTGATGAAGACGAAAAAGCAATCTCTTATAACGAAGCCTTAAACAAATAA